One stretch of Euphorbia lathyris chromosome 7, ddEupLath1.1, whole genome shotgun sequence DNA includes these proteins:
- the LOC136200415 gene encoding abscisic acid 8'-hydroxylase 4 produces the protein MVWLSLYSLLIAVVAVILVKMVSPNKESMSMSMSPPGNSGLPLIGETFSFMAAISSSQGFYDFVRIRRLRYGSCFKTRIFGETHVFISSKDSAKAILSNESGIFTKRYIKSIAQLIGEQSLLCASHQHHKLIRGRIQNLFSTTWLSVFVKQFDELVVKSLDAWEDQQTVIVLHHALQITLKAMCKMLMSIEGGEELKILEDDIASVYQAMLAFPLNLPWTRFHKGLKARKNIMAKLDTVIANRRSSKDEHKQDFLQHLLTPNEKDYKLTDAEIKDNILTMIIAGQDTTASAITWMVKYLGENQNVLNALSEEQFHIKQINSKSYLTLEDLGQMTFASKVVKESLRMASVVPWFPRLVLDNCEIQGFKIMKGWNANIDARSLHLDPILYQEPYNFNPSRFDDESKPYSFLAFGMGGRTCLGMNLAKSMMLVFLHRLVTTYKWEVADSDSSIEKWALFSRLKSGCPIRLTRITN, from the exons ATGGTCTGGCTTAGTTTGTACTCCTTGCTTATTGCTGTGGTTGCTGTCATATTAGTGAAGATGGTGAGTCCTAATAAAGAATCCATGTCTATGTCTATGTCTCCACCTGGAAATAGTGGACTACCTCTAATTGGAGAAACCTTCAGCTTTATGGCTGCCATTAGCAGTTCCCAAGGTTTCTACGACTTTGTCAGGATTCGCCGTTTAAG ATATGGAAGTTGCTTCAAGACGAGAATATTTGGTGAAACGCATGTATTCATATCGAGTAAGGATTCAGCAAAGGCAATATTAAGCAATGAATCTGGCATTTTTACAAAGAGATACATAAAATCAATAGCACAACTAATAGGGGAACAAAGCCTGCTCTGCGCTTCACATCAACACCATAAACTAATACGAGGTCGTATTCAAAACCTCTTCTCTACGACTTGGCTTTCTGTTTTCGtcaaacaatttgatgaattagtTGTTAAGAGTCTTGACGCCTGGGAGGATCAACAAACCGTTATTGTACTTCACCATGCACTCCAG ATAACATTAAAAGCAATGTGCAAGATGTTGATGAGCATAGAGGGAGGAGAAGAACTCAAAATATTAGAAGATGATATAGCTAGTGTTTATCAAGCAATGCTTGCATTTCCACTCAACCTTCCTTGGACTAGATTCCACAAAGGCCTTAAG GCGAGGAAAAATATAATGGCCAAACTAGATACCGTGATAGCTAATAGAAGAAGCTCAAAGGATGAACATAAACAAGATTTTCTCCAACATCTTTTGACGCCCAATGAAAAGGATTATAAGCTCACCGATGCAGAGATCAAGGATAATATATTAACTATGATTATTGCAG GGCAGGATACGACTGCAAGCGCAATTACGTGGATGGTCAAATATCTGGGTGAAAATCAAAATGTTTTAAACGCACTTTCC GAAGAGCAATTTCATATTAAACAAATTAATTCAAAGTCGTATCTTACACTGGAAGACCTTGGTCAAATGACATTTGCTTCTAAG GTAGTAAAAGAATCGTTAAGAATGGCATCGGTGGTACCATGGTTTCCGAGATTAGTACTTGACAATTGTGAGATTCAAG GATTTAAAATAATGAAAGGATGGAATGCCAATATCGATGCTAGATCGTTACATTTAGATCCCATTTTATACCAAGAACCTTACAATTTCAATCCTTCAAGGTTTGAT gATGAGTCGAAGCCTTATAGTTTTTTAGCGTTCGGGATGGGAGGAAGGACATGCCTAGGAATGAACTTGGCTAAATCCATGATGCTTGTTTTTCTCCACCGACTCGTCACCACCTACAA ATGGGAGGTAGCAGATTCGGACTCAAGTATTGAGAAGTGGGCATTATTTTCGAGATTGAAATCGGGTTGTCCAATACGACTTACACGTATAACTAATTAA